The Mesorhizobium sp. M3A.F.Ca.ET.080.04.2.1 genome contains the following window.
GGATTGCGCTGGCGGCTTCCTTTGCCGAACAGCTCAATGCCCTCGACCAGGCGCAGCTCGACTACAAGGGCCTGACCGCCGACCGTGACCGTCTGGTCGGATACCTCGCTCAAATGGCCAAGGGGGCTTGAAGAGATCGCCGGCAATTGGCGCTTTTCGCTGGTTTATGACAGTGATCTGTGGTGTAGGGCTACCGGCGAAAATTGCCGGCTTTGCCCGGGTTCGAAGGAGTGTGCGAAAAAATGGCGAATGAAAACTGGCCCGTTTACGGTGAAATCACCGGCCCTGTCGTGATGATCGGCTTTGGCTCGATCGGGCGGGGGACGCTGCCGCTGATCGAACGCCATTTCAAGTTCGACAAGTCGCGCATGGCGGTCATCGACCCGCGCGACACCGACCGCAAGCTCCTTGACGAGCGGGGGATAGCCTTCGTGCAGGAAGCGGTGACCAGGAAGAACTACAAGAAGCTCCTGACCCCGCTACTCACCAATGGCAGTGGCCAGGGCGTCTGCGTCAACCTGTCGGTCGATACCTCCTCGCTCGAGCTGATGAAGCTTTGCCGCAAGCTCGGCGTGCTCTACATCGACACGGTGGTCGAGCCGTGGCTCGGCTTCTATTTCGACGACACGGCCGACAACGCGTCGCGCACCAACTATGCGCTGCGCGAAAGCGTGCGCCAGGAGAAGGAGAAGAGCCCCGGCGGCACCACGGCGGTCTCCTGCTGCGGGGCCAATCCGGGCATGGTCTCGTGGTTCGTCAAGCAGGCGCTCGTCAATCTTGCCACCGATCTCGGGCTCGAGTTCAGCGAGCCGGCGGAGCATGACCGCGAGGGCTGGGCGAGGCTGATGAAGAAGGCCGGCGTCAAGGGTATTCACATCGCCGAGCGCGATACCCAGCGCACCAAGAAGCCGAAGCCGATGGACGTGTTCTGGAACACCTGGTCGGTCGAGGGCTTTCTCTCGGAAGGCATGCAGCCGTCCGAGCTCGGCTGGGGCACGCATGAGAACTGGATGCCGAAGAACGGCAGGAAGCACAAGGATGGCTCGCAGGCGGCCATCTTCCTGGAGCAGCCTGGCGCCAACACGCGCGTGCGCAGCTGGTGTCCGACGCCCGGCCCGCAATACGGTTTCCTGGTGACCCACAACGAGGCGATCTCGATCGCCGATTTCTTCACCCTGCGCGGCAAGAAGGGCAAGGTGCAATATCGCCCAACCTGCCATTATGCCTACCACCCCTGCAACGACGCGGTGCTGTCGCTGCACGAGATGTTCGGCGCCGCCGGCAAGGCGCAGCCAGTGCATCACGTCCTCGACGAGAACGAATTGGTCGACGGCATCGACGAACTCGGCGTGCTGCTCTACGGCCACGACAAGAACGCCTACTGGTACGGCTCGCAGCTGTCGCTGGCCGAGGCGCGCAGGCTTGCCCCCTACCAGAACGCCACCGGCCTCCAGGTCACCTCAGCGGTGCTTGCAGGCATGGTCTGGGCGCTGGAAAATCCGATGGCCGGCATCGTCGAGGCCGACGAGATGGATTACCGGCGCTGCCTCGACGTGCAGTTTCCGTACCTCGGACCGGTCAAGGGCTACTATACCGACTGGACGCCGCTCGACAATCGTCCGGGTCTTTTCCCCGAGGATCTCGACCGGAACGACCCGTGGCAGTTCCGCAACATCCTGGTGCGATAGCAGCCAGGCCTGCTGCGGTCTCCGCCTTGCAATCGCCCGGAAATCGGGCGATTGA
Protein-coding sequences here:
- a CDS encoding homospermidine synthase, giving the protein MANENWPVYGEITGPVVMIGFGSIGRGTLPLIERHFKFDKSRMAVIDPRDTDRKLLDERGIAFVQEAVTRKNYKKLLTPLLTNGSGQGVCVNLSVDTSSLELMKLCRKLGVLYIDTVVEPWLGFYFDDTADNASRTNYALRESVRQEKEKSPGGTTAVSCCGANPGMVSWFVKQALVNLATDLGLEFSEPAEHDREGWARLMKKAGVKGIHIAERDTQRTKKPKPMDVFWNTWSVEGFLSEGMQPSELGWGTHENWMPKNGRKHKDGSQAAIFLEQPGANTRVRSWCPTPGPQYGFLVTHNEAISIADFFTLRGKKGKVQYRPTCHYAYHPCNDAVLSLHEMFGAAGKAQPVHHVLDENELVDGIDELGVLLYGHDKNAYWYGSQLSLAEARRLAPYQNATGLQVTSAVLAGMVWALENPMAGIVEADEMDYRRCLDVQFPYLGPVKGYYTDWTPLDNRPGLFPEDLDRNDPWQFRNILVR